From Lolium perenne isolate Kyuss_39 chromosome 5, Kyuss_2.0, whole genome shotgun sequence, a single genomic window includes:
- the LOC127302138 gene encoding wall-associated receptor kinase 2-like — translation MRIPATPLAALLLLLLCFLASAQVTRGASGPPPGCPTSCGGVSVPYPFGIGDGCHWPGFNLTCDRTRGRLLIGGGGTLEVVEISLANSTVRVKDSAGAVNITYHGTPDGNGTWGGLAGAGPFVVSETRNQFVVTGCNVQATLLGDTGNVIAGCSAFCAINDRWEQGAGTSSPAAVAACSGIGCCETPIPIGRPSYGVEFKWLDPNHEKDHELPNTVRVAERGWFQGASAALLNNSLADSSPRTPVPVVLEWAVDSAPLAPPALATTGCPRDAARSACRSSLSSCRNVTGNYRSGYVCQCQDGYQGNPYVADGCQDIDECALPGLCSGECTNTPGGYTCRCPRGARGNPRIKDGCIKSSLGLSVGIGIGSGAGLLLLVLGAIFVTRKIKHQRAKMLKQKFFKQNRGHLLEQLVSQKADIAERMIIPLVELEKATNNFDKAREIGGGGHGTVYKGIMSDDLHVVAIKKSKVAVQREIDEFINEVAILSQINHRNVVKLFGCCLETEVPLLVYEFIPNGTLYHHLHVEEPQPSLPWMDRLRIATETARAIAYLHSAVSVPIVHRDIKSQNILLDSTLVAKVSDFGASRCIPVDQTGEATAIQGTFGYLDPVYYYTGRLTEKSDVYSFGVLLMELLTRKKPCSYRSSDEESLVSYFTTLLAAGDLARVLDPQVVEEGGKDVEEVAMLAAACVRMEGDHRPTMRQVEMTLESLHVSHGNIVACHMDAPNYSVIKGANREEVSRQYSLEEEYLLSSRYPR, via the exons ATGAGGATTCCGGCGACTCCACTGGCGGCTTTGTTGCTGTTGCTGCTGTGCTTCTTGGCGTCGGCTCAGGTCACACGAGGTGCATCAGGgccgccgccaggctgccccaCCAGCTGCGGCGGCGTGAGCGTGCCGTACCCTTTCGGCATCGGCGACGGATGCCACTGGCCGGGATTCAACCTCACCTGCGATCGGACACGCGGCCGGCTGctcatcggcggcggcggcacacTCGAGGTCGTGGAGATCTCGCTGGCCAACTCCACGGTGCGTGTCAAGGACAGCGCGGGCGCCGTCAACATCACCTACCATGGTACCCCCGACGGCAACGGCACCTGGggcggcctcgccggcgccgGCCCGTTCGTGGTCTCGGAGACGCGCAACCAGTTCGTGGTCACCGGGTGCAACGTCCAGGCCACCCTGCTCGGGGACACCGGCAACGTCATCGCCGGCTGCTCCGCCTTCTGCGCCATCAACGACAGGTGGGAGCAGGGCGCCGGCACGAGCtcccccgccgccgtcgccgcctgctCCGGCATCGGCTGCTGCGAGACGCCCATCCCCATCGGCCGCCCCTCCTACGGCGTCGAGTTCAAGTGGCTGGACCCCAACCACGAGAAAGACCACGAGCTGCCCAACACGGTGCGCGTCGCCGAGAGGGGCTGGTTCCAGGGCGCCTCCGCCGCGCTGCTCAACAACTCGCTCGCGGACTCCTCGCCCCGGACGCCGGTCCCCGTGGTGCTGGagtgggcggtggactccgcgccGCTCGCGCCGCCGGCGCTGGCGACGACGGGCTGCCCCCGGGACGCGGCGAGGAGCGCGTGCCGGAGCAGCCTCAGCTCCTGCCGCAACGTCACCGGCAACTACCGCAGCGGCTACGTGTGCCAGTGCCAGGACGGCTACCAGGGCAACCCCTACGTCGCCGACGGATGCCAAGACATCGACGAGTGCGCGCTGCCCGGCCTGTGCTCCGGCGAGTGCACCAACACCCCTGGGGGATACACATGCCGGTGTCCGCGTGGTGCCCGTGGCAACCCACGCATCAAAGATGGATGCATAAAATCCTCCCTAG GTTTAAGTGTCGGCATAGGAATTGGCAGTGGCGCTGGCCTTCTACTCCTAGTACTCGGTGCTATTTTCGTGACCAGGAAGATCAAGCATCAAAGAGCAAAAATGTTGAAGCAGAAGTTCTTCAAGCAGAACAGGGGACATCTGTTGGAACAATTGGTGTCGCAAAAGGCGGACATCGCCGAGAGGATGATCATCCCCTTGGTGGAGCTGGAGAAGGCCACGAACAACTTCGACAAAGCCCGGGAGATCGGAGGAGGAGGGCACGGCACCGTGTACAAGGGGATCATGTCAGACGACCTGCACGTTGTGGCGATCAAGAAGTCCAAGGTTGCGGTCCAGAGGGAGATCGACGAGTTCATCAATGAGGTGGCCATCCTCTCACAGATCAACCATCGCAACGTGGTCAAGCTCTTCGGGTGCTGCCTCGAGACGGAGGTGCCGCTGCTGGTCTACGAGTTCATCCCCAATGGGACCCTTTACCACCACCTTCACGTCGAGGAACCTCAACCATCGCTGCCATGGATGGACCGGCTGAGAATCGCAACAGAGACCGCCAGAGCTATCGCGTACCTTCACTCGGCCGTATCAGTCCCCATAGTCCACAGGGACATCAAGTCTCAGAATATTCTGTTAGACAGCACTCTCGTGGCAAAGGTGTCGGACTTTGGAGCTTCCAGATGCATTCCAGTCGATCAAACAGGGGAGGCAACTGCCATCCAAGGGACATTCGGGTACCTAGACCCCGTGTACTATTACACGGGGCGGCTCACCGAGAAGAGCGATGTTTATAGCTTCGGCGTTCTGCTCATGGAGTTGCTCACCAGGAAAAAACCGTGCTCATATCGGTCGTCCGACGAGGAAAGCCTTGTCTCATATTTCACCACTTTGCTTGCAGCAGGCGACCTAGCTCGTGTCTTGGATCCTCAGGTCGTGGAGGAAGGAGGCAAGGATGTAGAAGAGGTAGCTATGTTGGCGGCAGCATGCGTGAGAATGGAAGGTGACCACCGGCCGACCATGAGGCAAGTGGAGATGACGCTCGAGAGCCTTCATGTATCCCACGGAAACATTGTGGCGTGTCACATGGATGCACCAAATTATTCTGTGATTAAGGGTGCAAATAGGGAGGAGGTGAGCAGACAATATAGCTTGGAAGAAGAGTATTTGTTGTCATCAAGGTACCCCAGGTAG